One segment of Cololabis saira isolate AMF1-May2022 chromosome 9, fColSai1.1, whole genome shotgun sequence DNA contains the following:
- the LOC133450649 gene encoding secretory carrier-associated membrane protein 1-like isoform X2, protein MSDFDSNPFADPDFSNPFQDPSVTQVTRSAPPGGLEEYNPFTDARTAAPGSVPKTNPAPPQNTQPAIMKPTEEPPAYSQQQTQDQARAQAELLRRQEELEKKAAELDRRERELQSHGVAGRKNNWPPMPERFPVGPCFYHDIAVDIPVEFQKTVKIMYNLWMFHAGTLFVNMFGCLAWFIVDASRGVDFGLAMLWFLLFTPCSFVCWYRPLYGAFRSDSSFRFFVFFFVYICQFGVHVLQTIGITGWGTCGWIAALTGLNTSIPVGIIMLLIAALFTALSVGSLIMFKKVHALYRTTGASFEKAQQEFATGVMSNKTVQTAAANAAANAATNAARGAFKPHP, encoded by the exons ATGTCTGATTTCGACAGCAACCCTTTCGCAGACCCGGATTTCAGCAACCCCTTCCAG GATCCTTCAGTGACCCAGGTGACACGGTCTGCCCCTCCTGGTGGTCTAGAGGAGTATAACCCCTTCACAGATGCCAGAACG GCAGCCCCTGGAAGCGTACCCAAAACTAATCCTGCCCCGCCCCAGAACACACAACCCGCCATCATGAAGCCCACGGAAGAGCCGCCAGCTTACTCACAACAACAGACTCAG GACCAAGCACGTGCTCAGGCCGAGTTGTTGAGAAGGCAGGAGGAGTTGGAGAAGAAAGCAGCAGAGCTGGATCGTCGGGAGAGAGAGTTACAGTCCCACGGAGTAGCAG GCAGAAAGAACAACTGGCCTCCAATGCCTGAAAGGTTCCCCGTTGGCCCATGTTTCTACCACGATATCGCCGTGGACATTCCCGTAGAATTTCAGAAGACTGTCAAGATTATGTACAACCTTTGGATGT TCCATGCAGGCACGCTCTTTGTCAACATGTTTGGCTGCCTGGCATGGTTCATCGTAGATGCATCTCGTGGTGTAGATTTTGGCCTGGCCATGCTCTGGTTTCTGCTCTTCACCCCGTGTTCTTTCGTCTGCTGGTACAGACCGCTCTACGGGGCTTTCAG GAGTGACAGTTCATTCCGCTTCTTTGTCTTCTTCTTCGTCTACATCTGTCAGTTCGGAGTTCACGTTCTTCAAACTATTGGAATCACTGGCTGGGGAACATG TGGCTGGATCGCAGCTCTAACTGGTCTGAACACCAGTATCCCAGTGGGCATCATCATGCTGCTCATCGCAGCTCTGTTCACAGCCCTGTCCGTGGGCTCGCTCATCATGTTTAAGAAG GTGCATGCCCTGTATCGTACCACTGGTGCTAGTTTTGAGAAGGCTCAGCAGGAGTTTGCAACCGGAGTCATGTCTAACAAAACCGTCCAGACCGCCGCTGCCAACGCTGCCGCCAATGCCGCTACCAACGCTGCTCGCGGGGCCTTCAAACCTCATCcataa
- the LOC133450649 gene encoding secretory carrier-associated membrane protein 1-like isoform X4, whose product MSDFDSNPFADPDFSNPFQAAPGSVPKTNPAPPQNTQPAIMKPTEEPPAYSQQQTQDQARAQAELLRRQEELEKKAAELDRRERELQSHGVAGRKNNWPPMPERFPVGPCFYHDIAVDIPVEFQKTVKIMYNLWMFHAGTLFVNMFGCLAWFIVDASRGVDFGLAMLWFLLFTPCSFVCWYRPLYGAFRSDSSFRFFVFFFVYICQFGVHVLQTIGITGWGTCGWIAALTGLNTSIPVGIIMLLIAALFTALSVGSLIMFKKVHALYRTTGASFEKAQQEFATGVMSNKTVQTAAANAAANAATNAARGAFKPHP is encoded by the exons ATGTCTGATTTCGACAGCAACCCTTTCGCAGACCCGGATTTCAGCAACCCCTTCCAG GCAGCCCCTGGAAGCGTACCCAAAACTAATCCTGCCCCGCCCCAGAACACACAACCCGCCATCATGAAGCCCACGGAAGAGCCGCCAGCTTACTCACAACAACAGACTCAG GACCAAGCACGTGCTCAGGCCGAGTTGTTGAGAAGGCAGGAGGAGTTGGAGAAGAAAGCAGCAGAGCTGGATCGTCGGGAGAGAGAGTTACAGTCCCACGGAGTAGCAG GCAGAAAGAACAACTGGCCTCCAATGCCTGAAAGGTTCCCCGTTGGCCCATGTTTCTACCACGATATCGCCGTGGACATTCCCGTAGAATTTCAGAAGACTGTCAAGATTATGTACAACCTTTGGATGT TCCATGCAGGCACGCTCTTTGTCAACATGTTTGGCTGCCTGGCATGGTTCATCGTAGATGCATCTCGTGGTGTAGATTTTGGCCTGGCCATGCTCTGGTTTCTGCTCTTCACCCCGTGTTCTTTCGTCTGCTGGTACAGACCGCTCTACGGGGCTTTCAG GAGTGACAGTTCATTCCGCTTCTTTGTCTTCTTCTTCGTCTACATCTGTCAGTTCGGAGTTCACGTTCTTCAAACTATTGGAATCACTGGCTGGGGAACATG TGGCTGGATCGCAGCTCTAACTGGTCTGAACACCAGTATCCCAGTGGGCATCATCATGCTGCTCATCGCAGCTCTGTTCACAGCCCTGTCCGTGGGCTCGCTCATCATGTTTAAGAAG GTGCATGCCCTGTATCGTACCACTGGTGCTAGTTTTGAGAAGGCTCAGCAGGAGTTTGCAACCGGAGTCATGTCTAACAAAACCGTCCAGACCGCCGCTGCCAACGCTGCCGCCAATGCCGCTACCAACGCTGCTCGCGGGGCCTTCAAACCTCATCcataa
- the LOC133451112 gene encoding LHFPL tetraspan subfamily member 2a protein-like, translating to MCHVIVTCRSMLWTLLSIVVAFSELIAFMSPDWLLGSPRSHSNGSRVEVDFGEFRPSLGLYSRCLRVGSRGVGVSCGPYAGTFGEVASGFWQAAMLFLAAGTLVLGCVACISVFSLCFQSILRKSIFNICGLLQAVGGLLLMVGLMLYPAGWGSEKVTSYCGSDALPYRPGLCSLGWAFYAAIGGTLASFLCAVLSAQAEIATSSDKVQEEIEEGKSLICLL from the exons ATGTGTCATGTCATCGTAACGTGCCGCTCCATGCTGTGGACCCTGCTCAGCATCGTGGTGGCCTTTTCTGAGCTCATCGCCTTCATGAGCCCCGATTGGTTGCTGGGATCCCCTCGCTCGCACTCCAACGGCAGCAGGGTGGAAGTGGACTTTGGGGAGTTCAGGCCGTCGCTCGGCCTCTACAGCCGCTGCCTCCGCGTGGGCTCCCGGGGAGTCGGGGTGAGCTGCGGGCCGTACGCCGGGACCTTTGGGGAAGTGGCCAGCGGCTTCTGGCAGGCTGCCATGTTGTTTCTGGCGGCGGGGACGCTGGTGCTCGGGTGTGTGGCCTGCATCTCCGTCTTCAGCTTGTGCTTTCAGAGCATTTTGAGGAAGAGTATATTCAACATCTGTGGATTGCTGCAGGCAGTTGGAG GTCTGCTGCTCATGGTGGGTCTCATGCTGTACCCTGCCGGCTGGGGTTCGGAGAAGGTGACCAGCTACTGCGGCAGCGACGCCTTGCCCTACAGACCGGGTCTGTGCTCGCTCGGGTGGGCGTTCTATGCCGCCATCGGAGGAACTCTGGCCTCCTTCCTGTGTGCCGTTCTGTCTGCACAGGCTGAGATTGCCACCTCCAGCGATAAGGTTCAGGAGGAGATCGAGGAGGGGAAAAGTCTCATCTGCCTATTGTGA
- the LOC133450649 gene encoding secretory carrier-associated membrane protein 1-like isoform X1, whose amino-acid sequence MSDFDSNPFADPDFSNPFQDPSVTQVTRSAPPGGLEEYNPFTDARTAAPGSVPKTNPAPPQNTQPAIMKPTEEPPAYSQQQTQRRNEDQARAQAELLRRQEELEKKAAELDRRERELQSHGVAGRKNNWPPMPERFPVGPCFYHDIAVDIPVEFQKTVKIMYNLWMFHAGTLFVNMFGCLAWFIVDASRGVDFGLAMLWFLLFTPCSFVCWYRPLYGAFRSDSSFRFFVFFFVYICQFGVHVLQTIGITGWGTCGWIAALTGLNTSIPVGIIMLLIAALFTALSVGSLIMFKKVHALYRTTGASFEKAQQEFATGVMSNKTVQTAAANAAANAATNAARGAFKPHP is encoded by the exons ATGTCTGATTTCGACAGCAACCCTTTCGCAGACCCGGATTTCAGCAACCCCTTCCAG GATCCTTCAGTGACCCAGGTGACACGGTCTGCCCCTCCTGGTGGTCTAGAGGAGTATAACCCCTTCACAGATGCCAGAACG GCAGCCCCTGGAAGCGTACCCAAAACTAATCCTGCCCCGCCCCAGAACACACAACCCGCCATCATGAAGCCCACGGAAGAGCCGCCAGCTTACTCACAACAACAGACTCAG CGGCGTAATGAG GACCAAGCACGTGCTCAGGCCGAGTTGTTGAGAAGGCAGGAGGAGTTGGAGAAGAAAGCAGCAGAGCTGGATCGTCGGGAGAGAGAGTTACAGTCCCACGGAGTAGCAG GCAGAAAGAACAACTGGCCTCCAATGCCTGAAAGGTTCCCCGTTGGCCCATGTTTCTACCACGATATCGCCGTGGACATTCCCGTAGAATTTCAGAAGACTGTCAAGATTATGTACAACCTTTGGATGT TCCATGCAGGCACGCTCTTTGTCAACATGTTTGGCTGCCTGGCATGGTTCATCGTAGATGCATCTCGTGGTGTAGATTTTGGCCTGGCCATGCTCTGGTTTCTGCTCTTCACCCCGTGTTCTTTCGTCTGCTGGTACAGACCGCTCTACGGGGCTTTCAG GAGTGACAGTTCATTCCGCTTCTTTGTCTTCTTCTTCGTCTACATCTGTCAGTTCGGAGTTCACGTTCTTCAAACTATTGGAATCACTGGCTGGGGAACATG TGGCTGGATCGCAGCTCTAACTGGTCTGAACACCAGTATCCCAGTGGGCATCATCATGCTGCTCATCGCAGCTCTGTTCACAGCCCTGTCCGTGGGCTCGCTCATCATGTTTAAGAAG GTGCATGCCCTGTATCGTACCACTGGTGCTAGTTTTGAGAAGGCTCAGCAGGAGTTTGCAACCGGAGTCATGTCTAACAAAACCGTCCAGACCGCCGCTGCCAACGCTGCCGCCAATGCCGCTACCAACGCTGCTCGCGGGGCCTTCAAACCTCATCcataa
- the LOC133450649 gene encoding secretory carrier-associated membrane protein 1-like isoform X3, with the protein MSDFDSNPFADPDFSNPFQAAPGSVPKTNPAPPQNTQPAIMKPTEEPPAYSQQQTQRRNEDQARAQAELLRRQEELEKKAAELDRRERELQSHGVAGRKNNWPPMPERFPVGPCFYHDIAVDIPVEFQKTVKIMYNLWMFHAGTLFVNMFGCLAWFIVDASRGVDFGLAMLWFLLFTPCSFVCWYRPLYGAFRSDSSFRFFVFFFVYICQFGVHVLQTIGITGWGTCGWIAALTGLNTSIPVGIIMLLIAALFTALSVGSLIMFKKVHALYRTTGASFEKAQQEFATGVMSNKTVQTAAANAAANAATNAARGAFKPHP; encoded by the exons ATGTCTGATTTCGACAGCAACCCTTTCGCAGACCCGGATTTCAGCAACCCCTTCCAG GCAGCCCCTGGAAGCGTACCCAAAACTAATCCTGCCCCGCCCCAGAACACACAACCCGCCATCATGAAGCCCACGGAAGAGCCGCCAGCTTACTCACAACAACAGACTCAG CGGCGTAATGAG GACCAAGCACGTGCTCAGGCCGAGTTGTTGAGAAGGCAGGAGGAGTTGGAGAAGAAAGCAGCAGAGCTGGATCGTCGGGAGAGAGAGTTACAGTCCCACGGAGTAGCAG GCAGAAAGAACAACTGGCCTCCAATGCCTGAAAGGTTCCCCGTTGGCCCATGTTTCTACCACGATATCGCCGTGGACATTCCCGTAGAATTTCAGAAGACTGTCAAGATTATGTACAACCTTTGGATGT TCCATGCAGGCACGCTCTTTGTCAACATGTTTGGCTGCCTGGCATGGTTCATCGTAGATGCATCTCGTGGTGTAGATTTTGGCCTGGCCATGCTCTGGTTTCTGCTCTTCACCCCGTGTTCTTTCGTCTGCTGGTACAGACCGCTCTACGGGGCTTTCAG GAGTGACAGTTCATTCCGCTTCTTTGTCTTCTTCTTCGTCTACATCTGTCAGTTCGGAGTTCACGTTCTTCAAACTATTGGAATCACTGGCTGGGGAACATG TGGCTGGATCGCAGCTCTAACTGGTCTGAACACCAGTATCCCAGTGGGCATCATCATGCTGCTCATCGCAGCTCTGTTCACAGCCCTGTCCGTGGGCTCGCTCATCATGTTTAAGAAG GTGCATGCCCTGTATCGTACCACTGGTGCTAGTTTTGAGAAGGCTCAGCAGGAGTTTGCAACCGGAGTCATGTCTAACAAAACCGTCCAGACCGCCGCTGCCAACGCTGCCGCCAATGCCGCTACCAACGCTGCTCGCGGGGCCTTCAAACCTCATCcataa